The following are encoded in a window of Haliotis asinina isolate JCU_RB_2024 chromosome 14, JCU_Hal_asi_v2, whole genome shotgun sequence genomic DNA:
- the LOC137260817 gene encoding mucin-2-like: MASLDPILIRNPTTTTPSPPISTPTTTTPSPITPHLPSPPISTPTTITSSPPISTPTTITPSPLTPHLPSPPISTPTTTTPSPPISTPTTIIPSPKTPTPTTTTPSPPISTPTTTTPRPTTPTPTTTTPTSITPTTTTTTPSLRTPTPTTNTPSPPISTPTTATPSPVTPTPTTTTPTSITPTTTTTPSLRTPTPTTTTPAPTTRTPTTTTSSPPTPTTTTPSPITPTPTTTTSSPPTPTTTTPSPIIPTPTTTTPTNNTNTYHYHTITNNTNTYHHHTIINTNTYHSTPSPTTPIPTITTPSSTRTPTTTTPRPTTPTPTTTTPTSITPTTTTTTPSLRTPTPTTNTPSPPISTPTTATPSPVTPTPTTTTPTSITPTTTTTTPSLRTPTPTTTTPAPTTRTPTTTTSSPTTPTTTTPSPITPTPTTTTSSPPTPTTTTPSPIIPTPTTTTPPTITTPSSTRTPTTTTPAPTTRTPTTTTPTSITPTTTTTTPSLRTPTPTTTTPAPTT; this comes from the exons ATGGCGTCTCTGGATCCTATCCTCATTAGGAAT CCTACCACTaccacaccatcaccaccaataTCAACACCTACCACTACCACACCATCACCAATAACACCACacctaccatcaccaccaataTCAACACCTACCACTatcacatcatcaccaccaataTCAACACCTACCACTATCACACCATCACCATTAACACCACacctaccatcaccaccaataTCAACACCTACCACTaccacaccatcaccaccaataTCAACACCTACCACTATCATACCATCACCAAAAACACCAACACCTACCACTaccacaccatcaccaccaataTCAACACCTACCACTACCACACCAAGACCAACAACACCAACACCTACCACTACCACACCAACATCAATAacaccaacaactacaactaccacaCCATCATTACGAACACCAACACCTACCACTaacacaccatcaccaccaataTCAACACCTACCACTGCCACACCATCACCAGTAACACCAACACCTACCACTACCACACCAACATCAATAACACCAACAACAACTACCACACCATCATTACGAACACCAACACCTACCACTACCACACCAGCACCAACAACACGAACACCTACCACTaccacatcatcaccaccaacacctaCCACTACCACACCATCACcaataacaccaacacctaccactaccacatcatcaccaccaacacctaCCACTACCACACCATCACCAATAATACCAACACCTACCACTACCACGCC CACCAACAACACGAACACCTACCACTAccacaccatcaccaacaacacCAATACCTACCATCACCACACCATCATCAACACGAACACCTACCACTccacaccatcaccaacaacacCAATACCTACTATCACCACACCATCATCAACAAGAACACCTACCACTACCACACCAAGACCAACAACACCAACACCTACCACTACCACACCAACATCAATAacaccaacaactacaactaccacaCCATCATTACGAACACCAACACCTACCACTaacacaccatcaccaccaataTCAACACCTACCACTGCCACACCATCACCAGTAACACCAACACCTACCACTACCACACCAACATCAATAacaccaacaactacaactaccacaCCATCATTACGAACACCAACACCTACCACTACCACACCAGCACCAACAACACGAACACCTACCACTACcacatcatcaccaacaacacCTACCACTACCACACCATCACcaataacaccaacacctaccactaccacatcatcaccaccaacacctaCCACTACCACACCATCACCAATAATACCAACACCTACCACTACCACGCC acCTACCATCACCACACCATCATCAACACGAACACCTACCACTACCACACCAGCACCAACAACACGAACACCTACCACTACCACACCAACATCAATAacaccaacaactacaactaccacaCCATCATTACGAACACCAACACCTACCACTACCACACCagcaccaacaacatga